In Patescibacteria group bacterium, a single genomic region encodes these proteins:
- a CDS encoding GatB/YqeY domain-containing protein, with protein sequence MLLHETIQTKMKEAMIKKDAVRLSVLRGLLASFMNELVAKKITGPHLSDDDALALIKRAVKQRKDSIDQFGKGGRQDLVDAEKAELTILEAFLPQMMSYEEVLKIAKVRQAELGMKDKTAVGKFTGMLMKEFKGKADGMVVKEAVESLFK encoded by the coding sequence ATGCTACTACACGAAACCATCCAGACGAAAATGAAGGAGGCGATGATCAAGAAAGACGCAGTCCGCCTCTCGGTACTTCGCGGACTACTGGCTTCATTCATGAACGAGCTCGTAGCGAAGAAAATCACTGGCCCGCACCTCTCCGATGACGATGCTCTCGCCCTCATCAAGCGTGCCGTGAAGCAGCGCAAGGACTCGATCGACCAATTCGGCAAGGGTGGCCGGCAGGACCTCGTGGATGCCGAGAAAGCCGAGCTCACCATCCTCGAAGCCTTCCTCCCTCAGATGATGAGCTACGAGGAAGTGTTGAAGATCGCTAAAGTCCGTCAAGCCGAGCTCGGCATGAAAGACAAAACCGCGGTCGGCAAATTCACCGGCATGCTGATGAAAGAATTCAAGGGCAAGGCCGATGGTATGGTGGTGAAGGAGGCCGTCGAGAGCTTGTTTAAGTAA
- a CDS encoding replicative DNA helicase, translated as MATNLRIPPQNLDAEKALLGSIMLRSDAINEINDSINDRVFYSEKHRIIFRSMMELFTKSTPIDMLTLTTRLRENNQLDQIGGASYIAELANAVPSSANIVHYGTTVKNKFMMRQLIDASEFISGLGYDESAEINELLDKAEKRVFEVTSFDNGHKVVEIKDTLNEAWERFDKLSQNKGELRGVPTGFRELDNKLSGFQESDLIILAARPSMGKTSLALDFARKTAINHNTPVAIFSLEMSAQSLVDRMLSAESQIDSWSLRNGKVAAEEDFVKLRGAMDRLSRAPIFIDDQAGNNILKMRSVARRLKKDKGLGLIIVDYLQLMTPTQTKGSDNLVQQTTEISRSLKQLAKELKVPVIALSQLSRAVEQRGGEPRLSDLRDSGCLAGDTLITRADTGERVTIKSLVGQTNIPVFSLNKENKVQIKHATKVFSSGVKKLFELKTRSGRTIKASGNHPFMTVAGWHRLDELGLHTHIATPRQLDTVTGMAPVHGLILSQHELILLAHLLGDGCVLPRQPIHYTSADPANLAVVAEAAKALFGITPRQVAQENWWHLYLPSPYHLGHHKKHPITLWYQKLGIASERSYKKVIPNALFQSSQIDIAFFLKHLWATDGNISFIHPSHAAPFSGRKTAGAIYYASTSKTLAEQVQHLLLRLGILSTLREVAQHKAGKTYRPNYHVSIQGSIMQIHFLEIVGCYGKRGEIISEMLVALRQIEANPNVDIIPKDIWHSYIKQAKLEADISWRGVSEKMEVSYNGTALFKAGLSRARLMKIADILTSQSLASLAQSDIFWDEVVSVTPLGEEEVFDATVPGTHNFIANDMIVHNSIEQDADIVLFIHREDKYNKESGRPNIAKIMIEKHRNGPTGVVELYFDEKKTTFQSIEKSDFGDFGGAIGGGEF; from the coding sequence ATGGCCACCAATCTGCGAATTCCACCCCAAAACCTCGACGCTGAAAAAGCGTTGCTCGGTTCGATCATGCTGCGCTCGGACGCGATCAACGAGATCAACGACTCGATCAACGACCGAGTTTTCTATTCCGAAAAGCATCGCATCATCTTCCGCTCGATGATGGAGCTCTTCACCAAGAGTACGCCGATCGACATGCTCACCCTCACCACCCGCCTCCGCGAGAACAACCAGCTCGACCAGATCGGCGGCGCCAGCTACATCGCCGAGCTTGCGAACGCCGTCCCCTCTTCGGCTAACATCGTCCACTATGGCACGACGGTGAAGAACAAATTCATGATGCGCCAACTCATCGACGCGTCGGAATTCATCTCCGGCCTCGGATACGACGAATCGGCAGAAATAAATGAACTCCTCGACAAAGCCGAGAAGCGCGTCTTCGAGGTGACCAGCTTCGACAATGGCCACAAGGTGGTGGAAATCAAAGACACGCTCAACGAAGCCTGGGAGCGTTTCGACAAACTCTCGCAAAACAAAGGCGAACTCCGCGGTGTACCGACCGGCTTTCGAGAGCTCGACAACAAGCTCTCCGGCTTTCAGGAATCCGACCTCATCATCCTCGCGGCACGACCTTCGATGGGTAAGACATCGCTCGCGCTCGACTTTGCTCGCAAAACCGCGATCAATCACAACACACCCGTCGCCATCTTCTCTTTGGAAATGTCAGCACAGTCACTGGTGGACCGCATGCTTTCTGCTGAATCCCAGATCGACTCTTGGAGTTTGCGCAACGGCAAGGTCGCCGCGGAGGAAGATTTCGTGAAGCTCCGCGGCGCCATGGACCGCCTCTCACGCGCGCCAATCTTTATCGACGACCAAGCCGGCAACAACATCCTCAAGATGCGCTCTGTCGCCCGCCGACTCAAAAAAGACAAGGGACTCGGTCTCATCATCGTCGACTACCTCCAGCTCATGACCCCCACCCAGACCAAGGGCAGCGACAACCTCGTACAACAGACCACCGAAATTTCACGTTCTCTCAAGCAGCTCGCCAAGGAGCTCAAGGTGCCCGTGATCGCCCTCTCCCAACTCTCCCGAGCCGTGGAGCAGCGCGGTGGGGAGCCTCGCCTCTCCGACCTGCGAGATTCTGGTTGCCTAGCTGGCGACACCCTCATCACCCGCGCCGACACTGGCGAACGCGTGACCATAAAGTCATTGGTCGGCCAGACAAACATTCCCGTCTTTTCATTGAACAAGGAAAACAAAGTACAGATCAAACACGCCACCAAGGTATTCTCGAGCGGCGTGAAAAAGCTGTTTGAACTGAAGACGCGCTCTGGCCGCACGATCAAAGCCTCCGGCAACCATCCATTCATGACCGTGGCTGGCTGGCACCGCCTCGACGAACTTGGCCTCCACACCCACATCGCCACTCCGAGGCAGCTCGACACCGTCACCGGCATGGCGCCTGTCCACGGCCTCATTTTGAGCCAGCACGAGCTTATTCTCCTCGCCCACCTGCTTGGCGACGGCTGCGTATTGCCTCGCCAGCCCATCCATTACACTAGCGCCGACCCGGCGAACCTCGCGGTCGTAGCTGAAGCTGCAAAAGCCCTGTTTGGCATCACCCCGCGGCAAGTGGCACAGGAAAATTGGTGGCACCTGTACTTGCCATCCCCATATCATCTTGGTCATCACAAAAAGCATCCGATCACTCTCTGGTATCAAAAGCTCGGTATCGCATCGGAGCGTTCGTACAAGAAAGTCATTCCGAATGCACTCTTCCAATCCTCGCAGATCGACATCGCCTTCTTTTTGAAGCACCTCTGGGCGACCGATGGCAATATTTCGTTCATTCACCCTTCGCACGCCGCGCCGTTCTCCGGCCGAAAAACAGCCGGTGCCATCTACTACGCCTCCACCAGCAAGACCCTCGCCGAACAGGTGCAGCACCTTTTGCTTCGCCTCGGCATTTTGAGCACGCTCCGCGAGGTCGCCCAGCACAAGGCCGGCAAAACCTATCGACCGAATTATCACGTCTCCATCCAGGGCAGCATTATGCAGATCCACTTCCTCGAGATCGTTGGTTGCTACGGCAAGCGCGGCGAGATTATTTCGGAGATGCTGGTAGCCTTGCGACAGATCGAAGCGAATCCGAACGTGGATATCATCCCGAAGGATATCTGGCATTCATACATTAAGCAGGCCAAGCTCGAAGCCGACATCAGCTGGCGTGGCGTGTCGGAAAAAATGGAGGTCTCGTACAATGGCACCGCCCTCTTCAAGGCCGGCCTTTCTCGCGCACGTCTGATGAAGATCGCCGACATTCTCACCAGCCAATCTCTCGCCTCGCTCGCCCAGTCGGACATCTTCTGGGACGAAGTGGTCTCCGTGACCCCGCTCGGCGAAGAAGAAGTCTTCGACGCCACCGTACCCGGCACGCACAATTTCATCGCCAATGACATGATCGTGCACAACAGTATCGAGCAGGATGCGGACATCGTGCTCTTCATCCACCGTGAGGACAAATACAACAAGGAGTCTGGCCGCCCAAACATCGCGAAGATCATGATCGAGAAGCACCGCAACGGTCCGACCGGTGTGGTGGAGCTGTATTTTGACGAAAAGAAGACCACCTTCCAAAGCATCGAGAAGTCCGACTTCGGAGACTTTGGCGGCGCCATCGGTGGCGGAGAGTTTTAG
- a CDS encoding toprim domain-containing protein, whose product MDTISKLIEQFRQFPGIGPRQAKRFVYFLLGQSEAYRSQLAALVLELKKQIRVCSSCQRFFPLSAKTSDLCVICADPRRSEETLLVVCRDVDFENIEKSHTYDGKYFILGGSVPILEKNPEQRVRSRELASLVEKMANKPKYDPLDPDNSSTMPEASKSLKEVILAFNLTPEGEHTQHYIQGILGPLVAKYGLTVSTLGRGLSTGLELEYSDSETVKNALRGRQRSE is encoded by the coding sequence ATGGACACCATCAGCAAACTCATCGAGCAGTTCCGACAGTTTCCCGGCATCGGCCCGCGCCAAGCGAAGCGTTTTGTGTATTTTCTGCTGGGCCAGAGCGAAGCATATCGCTCGCAGCTCGCCGCGCTCGTACTTGAACTCAAAAAACAAATCCGCGTCTGTTCATCCTGCCAACGCTTCTTCCCTCTCAGCGCCAAAACCTCCGACCTCTGCGTGATCTGTGCCGACCCGCGTCGCTCCGAAGAAACCTTGCTCGTGGTCTGCCGCGACGTGGATTTTGAAAACATCGAAAAGAGCCACACGTACGACGGCAAATACTTCATTCTCGGCGGTTCGGTTCCGATTTTGGAGAAAAATCCTGAACAACGCGTGCGCTCTCGTGAGCTCGCCAGCCTCGTCGAAAAGATGGCCAACAAGCCGAAATACGACCCGCTCGACCCCGACAATTCGTCCACCATGCCCGAAGCCTCAAAAAGCCTCAAGGAGGTGATTTTGGCCTTCAACCTCACACCTGAGGGCGAACACACCCAGCACTATATACAGGGCATTTTGGGGCCTTTGGTGGCCAAATATGGCCTCACCGTGAGCACCCTTGGCCGCGGCCTCTCCACCGGCCTCGAACTCGAATATTCCGACAGCGAAACCGTGAAAAATGCCCTTCGCGGGAGGCAGAGGAGCGAGTAG
- a CDS encoding DNA recombination protein RmuC yields the protein MSQTTISLLVAIGALLLAGNGFLIWKLLKGKSEAEEPKEDTGLKLILQQMNELSRVVDNKLGDNVRQMGEFSKVVDSKMNESARHMNDTIRGQFDVSQKLLKEVTEGLTKMEEGNRQVVSFADQLQGLQDILKNPKQRGILGEYYLETLLKNVLPPGQYQMQYAFANGEIVDAAVFVKDKVIPIDSKFSLENYNRMVESRDAAEKDRLKKLFENDLKLRIQETSKYIRPNEGTMDFAFMFIPHEAIYYDLLVNTIGGGAGGADGDENLIQRAAGKYKVIIVSPTSFLAYLQTVLQGLKAMQIEEQAKDIVKRVSELGKHLKTYEEYHGKLGNSLTTVVNHFNNAGKEFKKIDKDVMRITGASVGIEALVLDKPDSDEV from the coding sequence ATGTCGCAGACCACCATCTCACTCCTTGTCGCCATCGGGGCACTCCTTCTTGCGGGAAACGGTTTTTTGATCTGGAAATTGTTGAAAGGGAAGTCTGAAGCGGAGGAACCAAAAGAAGACACGGGCCTGAAACTCATTCTCCAGCAGATGAACGAGCTCTCGCGAGTGGTGGACAACAAGCTCGGCGACAATGTCCGCCAAATGGGCGAATTTTCGAAAGTGGTGGATTCGAAGATGAACGAAAGCGCGCGGCATATGAACGACACCATTCGCGGTCAATTTGATGTGTCGCAAAAACTACTCAAAGAAGTGACCGAAGGACTTACCAAAATGGAAGAGGGAAATCGCCAAGTGGTGTCTTTTGCTGACCAGCTTCAGGGCTTGCAGGATATTTTGAAAAATCCGAAGCAGCGCGGCATCCTCGGTGAATATTATTTGGAGACGTTACTCAAAAATGTGTTGCCGCCCGGCCAGTACCAGATGCAATATGCTTTTGCGAATGGTGAGATAGTAGACGCGGCCGTGTTTGTGAAAGACAAAGTGATCCCGATTGACTCCAAGTTTTCCCTTGAAAATTACAACCGTATGGTGGAGAGCCGCGACGCTGCCGAGAAGGATCGTTTGAAGAAGCTATTTGAGAACGATCTGAAATTGCGTATTCAGGAAACCTCAAAATACATTCGGCCAAACGAGGGTACGATGGATTTTGCTTTCATGTTCATCCCGCATGAGGCTATCTACTATGACCTGCTGGTGAATACGATTGGTGGTGGTGCCGGCGGTGCCGATGGCGACGAAAATCTCATCCAGCGGGCGGCAGGGAAGTACAAGGTGATTATTGTCTCGCCGACGTCTTTCCTGGCGTACTTGCAGACCGTCCTACAGGGCCTCAAGGCGATGCAGATCGAGGAGCAGGCCAAAGACATCGTGAAGCGTGTCTCGGAGCTCGGCAAGCATTTGAAGACGTATGAGGAGTATCACGGCAAGCTTGGTAATTCTCTCACTACCGTAGTGAACCATTTCAACAATGCCGGCAAGGAATTTAAGAAAATCGACAAAGATGTGATGCGCATCACAGGCGCGTCTGTGGGTATCGAGGCGTTGGTGCTCGACAAGCCGGACTCGGATGAGGTATAG
- a CDS encoding NYN domain-containing protein, with protein MFIPKTKRIAELARLFPDVVRELEVIFADSANVYIDWANVIHWQERLGFHIHLGRLKQLLDSFSHVKIIRFYTGTLLGNEKSEQAIVDAENLGYQVKTKPVKVMKMSINTSSIAPNSPALLENFIKKCLLSKLSLETIELLNEKLAEFNKQGVTFIEDMKCNFDVEIGRDMLQDFDGADLSTFILWSGDGDFVDPINQLVKDNKKVFLFATSRAVSYELNEIRVPIFDIKKIKEFICWPKEIPHSIKDKIDR; from the coding sequence GTGTTTATTCCAAAAACCAAGAGAATAGCCGAGCTTGCGAGGCTATTTCCAGATGTCGTGAGGGAACTGGAGGTCATTTTTGCCGATAGTGCCAACGTCTATATTGATTGGGCGAACGTGATCCATTGGCAAGAAAGGTTAGGATTTCATATTCACCTCGGTAGGCTGAAACAGCTACTCGATTCATTTTCCCATGTGAAAATCATCCGTTTTTATACAGGTACGCTTCTAGGTAACGAAAAGTCGGAACAGGCGATTGTGGATGCAGAGAACCTCGGATACCAAGTAAAGACAAAACCGGTGAAGGTGATGAAAATGTCCATTAATACTTCCAGTATCGCCCCAAATTCGCCGGCTTTGCTAGAGAATTTTATTAAAAAATGTCTGTTGTCCAAGCTGAGTCTGGAAACGATTGAATTACTCAATGAGAAGCTGGCTGAATTTAATAAGCAGGGAGTTACGTTCATCGAGGATATGAAATGTAATTTTGATGTAGAGATTGGCAGAGACATGCTCCAAGACTTTGACGGGGCTGATCTGAGCACATTCATTTTGTGGAGCGGCGATGGCGATTTTGTCGATCCAATCAATCAGTTGGTGAAAGACAATAAGAAAGTGTTCCTGTTCGCTACGTCGAGAGCCGTTTCTTATGAGCTGAATGAGATAAGGGTCCCTATTTTTGATATCAAAAAAATTAAAGAATTCATTTGTTGGCCAAAGGAAATACCGCACAGTATCAAGGATAAAATCGATCGATAG
- the cysS gene encoding cysteine--tRNA ligase, whose protein sequence is MSEIRLYNTLTKQKEVFTPSRKGVLGFLGIPNKTVTMYNCGPTVYQSLHIGNYRAYVFADILKRTLEHGGYRVQQVINITDVGHLVGDGDEGEDKMQVTAQKQQRSSKEISEDYTKEFFGGLAALNIEFASGQSPATEFPRATSYIPEQIALIEQLERTGFTYKISDGIYFDTSKFPQYGKLGNIDIAGLSEGHRIAVNSEKRHSTDFALWKFSNTKRDQEWPSPWGVGFPGWHIECSAMAMKLLGTTIDIHTGGIDHIPTHHNNEIAQSEASTGKAFVRFWLHGAHLLIDGQKISKSLGNTIYLKDLAAHGVTPLGFRYWLLTASYRTQMNFTWEAVKGAQTAYERLLEQVRGLPKGSVSDKTHARYRKVLDSAINDDLNTSKVLATIWDMLKDGSVSSEEKMSTLMEFDKVLGLKQNTSVGVLSYVFAPEIVALKDARDLARQNRDFKKSDELRAAIKEKGYDIVDTAKGSTLVKNSLLP, encoded by the coding sequence ATGTCCGAAATTCGCCTGTACAATACACTCACCAAACAGAAAGAGGTCTTCACACCGTCGCGCAAAGGTGTACTCGGCTTTTTGGGCATCCCCAACAAGACCGTCACCATGTACAACTGCGGGCCAACCGTGTACCAATCGCTCCACATCGGCAATTACCGCGCGTACGTTTTTGCCGATATTTTGAAACGTACCCTTGAGCATGGTGGGTATCGCGTACAACAAGTGATCAACATCACCGATGTCGGCCACCTTGTCGGCGACGGCGACGAAGGCGAAGACAAGATGCAGGTAACAGCACAGAAGCAGCAGCGCTCGTCGAAGGAGATTTCGGAGGACTACACGAAGGAATTTTTTGGCGGACTTGCGGCGCTAAATATTGAATTTGCATCGGGACAATCTCCGGCCACCGAGTTTCCTCGCGCCACCAGCTATATTCCCGAACAGATCGCTCTCATCGAGCAGCTCGAGCGCACAGGCTTCACTTACAAAATCTCCGACGGCATCTATTTTGATACCTCAAAGTTTCCGCAGTATGGCAAGCTTGGGAATATCGACATCGCCGGCCTCTCCGAAGGTCATCGTATCGCCGTCAACAGTGAAAAGCGACATTCGACCGACTTTGCGTTGTGGAAGTTTTCTAATACGAAGCGCGACCAGGAATGGCCATCGCCGTGGGGCGTCGGTTTTCCAGGCTGGCATATCGAATGTTCGGCGATGGCCATGAAGCTACTGGGCACGACCATCGACATTCACACCGGCGGCATCGACCACATCCCGACCCATCACAACAATGAGATCGCGCAATCCGAAGCCTCGACAGGTAAAGCCTTTGTCCGATTTTGGCTGCACGGCGCACATCTACTCATTGACGGACAAAAAATTTCGAAGTCGCTCGGCAACACTATCTATCTAAAAGACCTCGCTGCCCACGGCGTGACCCCGCTTGGCTTTCGCTACTGGCTCCTCACCGCCTCCTATCGCACGCAAATGAATTTCACCTGGGAGGCCGTGAAGGGTGCGCAGACGGCGTATGAGCGGCTGCTCGAGCAAGTGCGCGGGCTTCCGAAAGGATCCGTTTCTGACAAAACGCACGCTAGATACAGAAAAGTTCTTGACTCAGCGATTAATGACGACCTCAATACTTCGAAGGTCCTGGCAACCATCTGGGACATGCTGAAAGATGGTTCAGTGAGTAGCGAGGAGAAAATGAGTACACTCATGGAGTTCGACAAAGTGCTCGGTCTGAAACAAAATACTTCAGTCGGCGTGCTTTCGTATGTTTTTGCCCCAGAAATTGTCGCCCTCAAAGATGCCCGTGACCTCGCTCGACAAAATAGAGACTTCAAAAAGTCCGACGAACTACGCGCAGCAATTAAAGAAAAAGGATACGATATCGTGGATACAGCAAAAGGCAGTACTTTGGTGAAAAATAGTCTGTTACCATAG
- a CDS encoding CorA family divalent cation transporter, with product MINTYTYKKLTWIDLESPTRDEVKKVMEEYRLDPLVAQELLSPNLKPRIEKFPEFLYLVLNFPAITQRTKKRGLTKGRVQEIDFLIGKDVIITARYDTIDPLHHFAKVFEVNSVLDKGEMGEHAGYIFFYMMERIYKSLRDELDAMDDQLIRIEEDIFAEREKEMVFELSTVSRSLLDLKKTLGHHRSILTTYGAMSEAFFGQGYESHVRRLIDEYGKIEEVIRGQFELLEELRSTNDSLLSTKQNEVMKFFTVITSIIFSVDLIIAVLTLDLASNPFLAAAGNYAITLTVIIACSLGLLGFFKYKRWL from the coding sequence ATGATCAACACCTATACCTACAAAAAACTCACTTGGATCGACCTCGAGTCGCCCACTCGAGATGAAGTGAAGAAAGTGATGGAGGAATATCGGCTTGACCCACTTGTGGCACAAGAATTGCTCAGCCCGAACCTCAAGCCACGCATCGAGAAGTTTCCCGAATTCCTCTACCTTGTTCTCAACTTCCCCGCCATCACTCAACGGACCAAGAAAAGGGGGCTTACCAAGGGTCGCGTCCAGGAGATCGACTTTCTCATCGGGAAAGATGTCATCATCACTGCCCGATACGACACCATCGACCCGTTGCACCATTTTGCGAAGGTCTTTGAGGTCAATTCCGTGCTCGACAAGGGCGAAATGGGTGAACACGCTGGCTACATCTTCTTCTATATGATGGAGCGCATCTACAAATCCCTACGCGATGAGCTCGACGCGATGGACGACCAACTCATCCGCATTGAGGAAGATATTTTTGCCGAGCGTGAGAAGGAAATGGTATTCGAACTCTCCACCGTGAGCCGTTCGCTGCTTGATCTCAAAAAAACGCTCGGCCACCACCGCAGCATCCTCACCACATATGGCGCGATGAGCGAGGCTTTTTTCGGCCAAGGATACGAGTCCCATGTCCGTCGCCTTATCGACGAGTACGGCAAGATCGAAGAAGTCATTCGCGGCCAATTCGAGCTGCTCGAAGAGCTCCGCTCGACCAACGACTCCCTCTTGAGTACCAAACAGAACGAGGTGATGAAATTCTTCACCGTCATCACGTCGATCATCTTCTCCGTCGATCTCATCATCGCTGTCCTCACGCTGGACCTCGCCTCCAACCCCTTCCTCGCCGCGGCTGGCAACTATGCGATCACTTTGACTGTTATCATCGCCTGCTCGCTTGGCCTCCTCGGCTTCTTTAAATACAAGAGGTGGCTGTAA
- a CDS encoding ORF6N domain-containing protein: MEKDEIQNVVEHKIYIIRGQRVMVDFDLAKLYSVETRILVQSVKRNLVRFPEDFTFQLTREEFANLRSQIVISSLGHGGSRYLPYVFTEHGVAMLASVLRSQRAAQMSIFIVRAFIKMREMLATHADLALKIAEIERKQKEHGDQLSAVYSVVKRLMDPPEGPKKKIGFAPEDGHKT, from the coding sequence GTGGAAAAAGATGAAATCCAAAACGTGGTAGAGCACAAAATCTATATTATCCGTGGCCAGCGAGTGATGGTGGATTTTGATTTGGCAAAATTGTACAGTGTGGAGACCCGAATTTTGGTGCAGTCGGTGAAGAGAAATCTCGTTCGTTTTCCGGAAGATTTTACCTTCCAGCTCACCCGTGAAGAATTTGCAAACTTGAGATCACAAATTGTGATCTCAAGTTTGGGCCATGGCGGAAGCCGTTATTTGCCATACGTCTTCACCGAACACGGTGTTGCTATGCTCGCTTCTGTACTAAGAAGCCAACGAGCAGCACAAATGAGTATCTTCATCGTCCGAGCCTTCATCAAAATGCGCGAAATGTTGGCGACGCATGCCGATCTAGCGCTGAAGATTGCCGAGATTGAGAGAAAGCAGAAAGAACACGGCGACCAGCTTTCGGCAGTATATTCGGTGGTGAAGCGGTTGATGGATCCGCCAGAGGGGCCGAAAAAGAAAATTGGATTTGCACCTGAGGATGGCCACAAAACTTGA
- the rplU gene encoding 50S ribosomal protein L21, whose protein sequence is MNEFAVIQTGGKQYKVSVGDVVSIEKLDAVKVGDKVTFDKVLLTDNGKETIVGAPFIAGAKVTGTLASEGRAKKIDVIHYKQKSRYFKKNGHRQPFVTVKIEAVK, encoded by the coding sequence ATGAACGAATTTGCAGTAATCCAGACGGGCGGCAAGCAGTACAAGGTCTCTGTCGGAGACGTTGTTTCTATTGAGAAGCTCGACGCCGTAAAGGTGGGCGACAAGGTCACTTTCGACAAGGTGTTGCTTACCGACAACGGCAAGGAGACCATCGTGGGTGCCCCTTTTATCGCTGGCGCCAAGGTCACCGGCACTCTCGCCTCAGAAGGCCGAGCAAAGAAGATCGACGTCATCCACTACAAGCAGAAGAGCCGATATTTCAAGAAGAATGGTCACCGACAGCCGTTTGTGACCGTGAAGATTGAGGCGGTGAAGTAA
- a CDS encoding formyltransferase family protein, whose protein sequence is MNKPNILVFATGNPENGGGSGFEKLVLASRVGVLDANIQAVVSNHPGGGVRMRADKLGVPFIHFPKPWNAEAYQRIADQSGADLFALSGWLKLVTGLDLKTRFNPRTVINIHPGPLPAFGGPGLYGHHVHEAVIAAFRQRSVTHSAVSMHFVTKEYDRGPVFFRGLVKINEDDTPDTLATRVNQQEHLHQPRITSLVANGLIKWDGVNPTSLEVPAGYSARIWA, encoded by the coding sequence ATGAACAAACCGAACATCCTCGTCTTTGCAACAGGCAACCCAGAAAATGGCGGTGGGTCGGGCTTCGAAAAGCTCGTCCTCGCCTCTCGAGTAGGAGTCCTTGATGCGAACATCCAAGCAGTGGTCTCGAATCACCCGGGCGGCGGAGTGCGGATGCGGGCCGACAAGCTAGGTGTCCCGTTCATCCACTTTCCAAAGCCCTGGAATGCCGAGGCATACCAGCGGATAGCCGACCAATCGGGTGCTGATCTTTTTGCACTCTCCGGCTGGCTCAAGCTCGTCACCGGTCTTGATCTGAAGACCCGCTTTAATCCGCGGACAGTCATCAATATCCATCCGGGGCCACTTCCTGCATTTGGCGGGCCTGGTCTTTACGGACATCACGTGCACGAAGCGGTGATCGCTGCCTTCAGGCAACGCAGCGTCACGCACTCTGCGGTCTCCATGCATTTCGTCACGAAAGAATACGACCGCGGCCCGGTCTTCTTTCGGGGCCTTGTGAAGATCAATGAAGACGATACCCCTGACACCCTCGCTACGCGGGTCAATCAGCAAGAGCATCTCCATCAACCGCGCATCACCAGCTTGGTGGCAAACGGACTAATCAAGTGGGATGGGGTCAATCCTACTTCGCTCGAGGTTCCCGCAGGATACTCGGCCAGGATTTGGGCCTGA